In one Bacillus sp. PK3_68 genomic region, the following are encoded:
- a CDS encoding O-methyltransferase — MDNIIHHYIESLIKSRAPLFIEMEAFAKEHGVPIMEPAGIEAMLQIMRIQQPKRILEIGTAIGYSALRMAAALPETEIITIERDESRYQQAIDYIHRSDCKSRIEVLFGDALDLIAEAGKKGPYDAIFIDAAKGQYTRFFEGYSAFLVPEGTVYTDNVLFKGYVAGIPVESKRMINLVKKIQSYNEWLMNHPDFDTAIIPVGDGLAVSRKRGGK, encoded by the coding sequence ATGGACAATATTATTCATCATTATATAGAATCATTGATTAAAAGCCGTGCCCCATTATTTATTGAAATGGAAGCTTTTGCTAAGGAACATGGAGTGCCAATTATGGAGCCAGCCGGCATAGAAGCCATGCTGCAAATCATGCGTATTCAGCAGCCAAAGCGGATTTTAGAAATAGGAACGGCTATAGGCTATTCAGCCTTGCGGATGGCTGCAGCCCTTCCAGAGACAGAGATCATCACCATTGAAAGGGATGAATCGCGCTATCAGCAGGCTATTGATTATATCCATCGTTCAGATTGCAAAAGCCGGATAGAGGTGTTATTCGGTGATGCGCTCGATTTAATCGCAGAGGCAGGAAAAAAGGGTCCGTACGATGCGATTTTTATTGATGCTGCTAAAGGACAGTACACTCGATTTTTTGAGGGGTATTCCGCTTTTTTAGTGCCAGAGGGCACGGTATATACAGACAATGTGTTGTTCAAAGGCTATGTTGCCGGCATCCCGGTAGAGTCAAAACGAATGATTAATTTAGTAAAGAAAATTCAATCTTACAATGAGTGGCTGATGAATCATCCGGACTTTGATACGGCAATCATCCCGGTCGGAGATGGTTTAGCAGTTAGCCGCAAAAGAGGTGGGAAATAA
- the mltG gene encoding endolytic transglycosylase MltG — protein MYVETIIYPAAWQKETVKKSYFFAIILFLLLIGGLAAGGYFFIQSALEPVNKADHTPVQVNIPIGSSLSVIAEKLEQKGIVKNAEVFKYYVKYKNEDNFQAGEYSFTPSMTMDELIKSLKTGKVIGQGQVKITVPEGYQLTQIAAVIGKQTGHSASDVLKVMNDRVFIQEMMKKYPELLTEEVLAKNIKYPLEGYLYPATYHYGNKNKPVKEIVEDMLEKTDSVLVQYRTAMAAKKMSTHKLLTLSSLIEEEATEKADRHKISSVFYNRLAAGMPLQTDPTVLYALGKHKKRVLYEDLKVNSPYNTYKVKGLTPGPIGNSGVSSMEAALNPENTDFLYFLASPAGDVYYAKTLEEHSKLKEKYITNYQEQQKQ, from the coding sequence GTGTATGTCGAAACAATCATATATCCAGCCGCCTGGCAAAAAGAGACGGTTAAAAAAAGCTATTTTTTTGCCATTATTTTATTTCTGCTACTGATTGGCGGACTGGCAGCGGGCGGATACTTTTTCATTCAATCCGCATTAGAGCCTGTTAACAAAGCAGATCATACTCCTGTTCAGGTTAATATTCCAATTGGATCTAGCCTATCAGTGATCGCTGAAAAGCTGGAGCAAAAAGGGATCGTTAAAAATGCCGAAGTCTTTAAATATTACGTAAAATACAAAAATGAAGATAACTTTCAAGCTGGAGAATATTCCTTTACACCTAGCATGACAATGGATGAGTTAATCAAAAGCTTAAAAACAGGAAAAGTGATTGGGCAAGGTCAAGTGAAGATCACCGTTCCAGAAGGTTATCAACTAACCCAAATTGCTGCTGTTATCGGCAAGCAAACGGGCCATTCGGCAAGTGATGTGCTGAAAGTAATGAATGATCGGGTGTTTATTCAGGAAATGATGAAAAAGTATCCAGAGCTGCTCACTGAGGAAGTACTTGCTAAAAACATTAAGTATCCGCTTGAAGGTTACTTATATCCCGCTACTTATCACTATGGGAATAAGAATAAGCCGGTCAAAGAAATAGTGGAAGATATGCTCGAAAAAACAGATAGTGTGCTTGTTCAGTATCGGACAGCTATGGCTGCAAAAAAAATGAGCACTCATAAATTGTTGACTCTCTCTTCCTTAATCGAGGAAGAGGCTACGGAAAAAGCGGACCGCCATAAAATTTCGAGCGTATTTTATAATCGTCTGGCAGCGGGTATGCCGCTACAAACAGACCCAACAGTACTGTATGCACTCGGCAAACATAAAAAACGTGTTCTGTATGAAGATTTAAAAGTGAATTCTCCATATAATACTTACAAAGTAAAAGGATTGACACCAGGACCGATTGGCAATAGCGGTGTCTCATCTATGGAGGCAGCTTTAAATCCTGAAAATACGGATTTCCTTTATTTCCTTGCTTCTCCTGCAGGGGATGTATACTATGCTAAAACTTTAGAAGAGCATAGCAAATTAAAGGAAAAATACATTACGAACTACCAAGAACAGCAAAAGCAATAG
- a CDS encoding DUF1292 domain-containing protein, with protein sequence MKKMDHGEKQITIIDENGNEQLCEVLFTFDSDEFEKSYVLYFPVGAEEDDNEEIEIHASAFIPGEDGEDGELQPIESDEEWELIEEMLNTFLDEEEEE encoded by the coding sequence GTGAAGAAAATGGACCACGGAGAAAAACAAATTACGATTATTGATGAAAACGGCAATGAACAGCTATGCGAGGTACTTTTCACGTTCGATTCTGATGAGTTTGAAAAGTCCTATGTGCTTTATTTCCCTGTTGGAGCAGAAGAAGATGACAACGAAGAGATCGAAATTCATGCTTCTGCCTTTATTCCTGGTGAAGACGGCGAAGATGGTGAACTTCAGCCGATTGAATCTGATGAAGAATGGGAATTAATTGAGGAAATGTTGAATACATTTCTTGATGAGGAAGAAGAGGAATAA
- a CDS encoding IreB family regulatory phosphoprotein — MSSFDQTMKFNFPEEPFEQNVEEVLFKVYKALQEKGYNPINQIVGYLLSGDPAYIPRHNDARNLIRKLERDEIIEELVKTYLKQQREE; from the coding sequence ATGAGCTCTTTTGATCAGACGATGAAATTTAATTTTCCAGAAGAACCGTTTGAGCAGAACGTGGAAGAGGTACTTTTTAAAGTATATAAGGCTCTTCAGGAAAAAGGATATAATCCGATCAACCAAATTGTTGGTTATTTGCTTTCCGGCGATCCCGCATATATTCCAAGGCATAACGATGCGCGCAATTTGATTCGCAAGCTCGAGCGTGATGAAATTATCGAAGAACTTGTGAAAACGTATTTAAAACAGCAGCGAGAGGAATAA
- the alaS gene encoding alanine--tRNA ligase → MKTLTGAQIRQMFLDFFQEKNHRVEPSAPLVPHDDPSLLWINSGVATLKKYFDGRVIPENPRIVNAQKSIRTNDIENVGKTARHHTFFEMLGNFSIGEYFKKEAIHWAWEFLTDEKWMALEPDKLSVTIHPEDDEAFVIWHEEIGLPEERIIRLEGNFWDIGEGPSGPNTEIFYDRGESYGNDETDPELYPGGENERYLEIWNLVFSQFNHNPDGTYTPLPKKNIDTGMGLERMTSVIQEVPTNFDTDLFMPIIEATEAISGERYRTSEEKDVAFKVIADHIRTVAFAVGDGALPSNEGRGYVLRRLLRRAVRYAKQIHINRPFMFELVPVVGEIMNDFYPEVKNKQEFIQRVIKNEEERFHETLHEGLAILSAVIQSAKNNGSDTIAGADVFRLYDTYGFPVELTEEYAEEEGMKVDHEGFEREMENQRERARAARQDVGSMQVQGGVLGDITVESEFTGYDELTAEATVEVIIANGEMVEKAQTGEAVQLVLSRTPFYAESGGQTADKGIIEADGVRAAVQDVQKAPNGQNIQHAIIESGTLTTGQKVTARVNAAARNKIIKNHTATHLLHQALKDVLGTHVNQAGSLVEPERLRFDFSHFGQVTPEELEKVEEIVNEKIWNSLPVGIAHKSIDEAKKMGAMALFGEKYGDIVRVVSVGDYSLELCGGCHVPDTSVIGLFKIVSESGIGAGTRRIEAVTGEAAYKFLNSQTALLKEAANKLKANPKDILTKVDSLQAEIKELQRENESLSQKLSNIEAGSLLDRVQEANGVKFLAARVQAADMNNLRSMTDELKQKLDSGVIVLAASTGDKVNIVAAVTKDLVEKGYHAGKLVKEVATRCGGGGGGRPDMAQAGGKDPEKIEEALNFVEEWMKSI, encoded by the coding sequence ATGAAAACGTTGACTGGTGCTCAAATTCGTCAGATGTTTTTAGATTTCTTTCAGGAGAAAAATCACCGTGTGGAGCCGAGTGCCCCACTCGTACCCCATGATGATCCAAGTTTGTTGTGGATCAACAGCGGTGTAGCCACTTTAAAAAAATATTTTGATGGCCGAGTGATCCCTGAAAATCCGCGAATCGTCAATGCTCAAAAGTCCATCCGGACAAACGATATTGAAAATGTCGGAAAAACAGCCCGCCACCATACTTTCTTTGAAATGCTTGGGAATTTCTCAATTGGAGAGTATTTTAAAAAAGAAGCGATTCATTGGGCTTGGGAATTTTTAACTGATGAAAAATGGATGGCTCTTGAGCCCGACAAATTGTCCGTGACTATTCATCCGGAAGACGATGAAGCCTTTGTTATCTGGCATGAAGAAATAGGGCTGCCAGAAGAGCGAATCATTCGATTGGAAGGGAATTTCTGGGATATAGGTGAAGGGCCAAGTGGACCAAATACGGAAATCTTCTATGACCGTGGCGAGTCATACGGAAATGATGAAACGGACCCAGAGCTTTATCCAGGCGGGGAAAATGAGCGTTATTTAGAAATTTGGAACTTAGTATTTTCTCAATTTAACCACAATCCTGATGGAACCTATACGCCACTTCCAAAGAAAAATATCGATACTGGGATGGGGCTTGAGCGGATGACATCTGTTATCCAAGAAGTGCCGACAAACTTTGATACAGATTTATTTATGCCAATTATTGAAGCAACAGAAGCTATCTCCGGCGAGAGATACCGTACAAGTGAGGAGAAAGATGTGGCATTTAAAGTAATTGCTGATCATATTCGTACGGTTGCTTTTGCTGTAGGAGATGGAGCCCTTCCATCCAACGAAGGCCGCGGTTACGTACTTCGTCGTTTGCTCCGTCGTGCTGTCCGTTATGCGAAGCAAATCCACATTAACCGTCCGTTCATGTTTGAGCTTGTTCCGGTTGTCGGTGAAATCATGAACGATTTCTATCCCGAAGTGAAAAATAAGCAAGAATTTATTCAACGTGTAATTAAAAATGAGGAAGAGCGTTTCCACGAAACATTGCACGAAGGATTGGCTATTCTATCAGCGGTTATCCAGTCGGCTAAAAACAACGGTTCAGACACCATTGCAGGAGCTGATGTGTTCCGTTTGTACGATACGTACGGATTCCCTGTTGAATTAACAGAAGAATACGCTGAAGAAGAAGGCATGAAGGTTGACCATGAAGGTTTTGAGAGAGAAATGGAGAACCAGCGCGAACGTGCCCGGGCAGCCCGTCAAGACGTAGGTTCCATGCAGGTCCAAGGCGGCGTGCTTGGTGACATTACTGTGGAAAGTGAATTTACTGGGTACGATGAATTAACCGCTGAAGCAACAGTGGAAGTTATCATTGCCAACGGTGAAATGGTAGAGAAAGCACAAACGGGTGAAGCTGTTCAGCTTGTGTTAAGCCGGACTCCATTCTATGCGGAAAGCGGCGGACAAACAGCTGATAAAGGAATTATTGAAGCGGATGGTGTACGCGCTGCTGTTCAAGATGTGCAAAAAGCACCAAATGGTCAAAACATTCAACACGCTATTATTGAAAGCGGCACATTGACAACTGGCCAAAAAGTGACTGCACGCGTCAATGCTGCTGCCCGTAATAAAATTATTAAAAATCACACAGCGACCCATCTTTTACACCAAGCCTTAAAGGATGTTTTAGGGACGCATGTAAACCAAGCGGGATCCCTCGTTGAGCCTGAACGCCTTCGTTTTGACTTTTCTCACTTTGGGCAAGTGACACCGGAAGAGCTTGAGAAAGTTGAAGAAATTGTCAATGAAAAAATCTGGAACAGCCTGCCTGTTGGCATTGCCCACAAGTCCATTGATGAAGCGAAGAAAATGGGAGCAATGGCGTTGTTCGGAGAGAAGTATGGAGATATTGTCCGTGTCGTTTCCGTCGGTGATTATAGCTTGGAGTTATGCGGTGGCTGCCATGTGCCGGATACATCGGTCATTGGTTTGTTCAAAATTGTCTCTGAAAGCGGCATCGGGGCCGGCACACGCCGGATTGAGGCGGTTACTGGAGAAGCGGCGTACAAATTCTTGAACAGCCAGACGGCTCTTCTAAAAGAAGCAGCCAATAAACTGAAGGCCAATCCGAAAGATATTTTAACGAAAGTGGATAGTTTGCAGGCAGAAATAAAAGAATTGCAACGTGAAAATGAATCACTTTCCCAAAAATTGTCCAATATAGAAGCAGGCAGTCTCCTTGATCGTGTACAAGAAGCCAATGGAGTGAAGTTCCTCGCTGCCCGTGTGCAAGCAGCAGATATGAACAACTTGCGCTCAATGACAGATGAATTAAAGCAGAAGCTTGATTCGGGCGTTATTGTGCTCGCTGCATCTACTGGAGATAAAGTAAACATCGTTGCTGCCGTAACAAAAGATTTGGTTGAAAAAGGATATCACGCCGGCAAACTTGTGAAAGAGGTCGCTACACGCTGTGGCGGAGGCGGAGGCGGACGCCCGGATATGGCACAGGCGGGAGGAAAAGATCCTGAAAAAATAGAGGAAGCGCTCAATTTTGTGGAAGAGTGGATGAAATCCATTTGA
- a CDS encoding AI-2E family transporter, which produces MENKLKLKWLYLACAGLLMLLTVYVLYLLNPVLSPLLRGVLVSLMPFLLGGFIAYLLHPLVEKMAERGVSRTMSILLIYILFFGIIGICLFRGVPLFIDQLRELSQSAPELSKMYEEQIIALEAETLTWPDGIQEKIHNRIVSFELWLSGLVEAFMNVLMKMVNFLLLLAVVPFISFYLLKDIDRVKKAAWTFTPKRWRTRALRFIKELDRSLGGYIRGQLLVCLVIGAVAALLFTFIGLKYAILLGLIIGITNVIPYFGPIIGAVPAVFVALTISGRLAIYTAIIVLFLQFIEGNVLSPWVVGKSVHLHPLFIIGALLLGGEAGGIIGLIIAVPVLIIFKAAFMAERRVKVRLQKAPH; this is translated from the coding sequence ATGGAAAATAAATTGAAGTTGAAGTGGCTGTATTTAGCTTGTGCAGGACTGCTAATGTTGCTGACGGTGTATGTTTTGTATTTGTTAAATCCTGTGTTGAGTCCGCTGTTGCGGGGAGTGCTCGTGAGTCTTATGCCTTTTTTATTAGGCGGATTTATAGCCTATTTGCTGCATCCGCTTGTAGAAAAAATGGCTGAGCGGGGCGTGTCTAGAACCATGTCAATCTTGCTTATTTATATCTTGTTTTTTGGCATCATCGGTATTTGCTTATTTCGAGGTGTACCTTTATTTATCGATCAGCTTAGAGAATTGTCACAAAGTGCTCCTGAGCTGTCAAAGATGTATGAAGAACAGATCATTGCTCTTGAAGCAGAAACATTGACTTGGCCGGATGGAATACAAGAAAAGATTCATAATCGCATTGTCAGCTTTGAACTTTGGCTTTCAGGCCTTGTGGAAGCATTTATGAATGTGCTCATGAAAATGGTCAATTTCCTTCTGCTGCTAGCCGTTGTGCCTTTCATCTCTTTTTATTTATTGAAAGACATCGATCGGGTAAAAAAAGCCGCTTGGACCTTTACACCAAAAAGGTGGAGAACAAGGGCGTTGCGGTTTATCAAAGAATTGGACAGATCATTAGGAGGATATATCAGAGGCCAGCTGTTGGTCTGCTTAGTTATCGGGGCTGTGGCAGCTCTCCTCTTCACATTCATAGGTCTTAAATATGCTATTTTGCTCGGCTTGATCATCGGAATTACGAATGTCATCCCGTATTTTGGGCCAATTATTGGGGCTGTTCCAGCTGTTTTTGTGGCATTAACTATATCCGGGAGATTGGCTATCTATACAGCAATTATCGTGCTTTTTTTGCAGTTTATCGAAGGGAATGTGCTGTCCCCGTGGGTCGTCGGAAAAAGTGTCCATCTCCATCCATTATTCATTATCGGGGCCCTGTTGCTTGGTGGGGAGGCAGGAGGGATTATCGGCCTTATTATTGCTGTGCCGGTTCTCATCATTTTTAAGGCAGCCTTTATGGCGGAAAGGCGAGTGAAGGTCCGTTTGCAAAAAGCTCCGCATTGA
- a CDS encoding ATP-dependent RecD-like DNA helicase — MEQGSMDLFANGEKYVKGRHLVTIFHNEENFYSVMRIRVTETNDVCEDKEVVVTGYFPQIHEHEVYSFYGVFKEHPKFGRQFHARHAQKEIPQTKQGVVTYLSSDLFKGIGKKTAETIVETLGEGAISKILNDPSSLEEVPRLPADKAQSLYETLLEHQGLEQIMIALSQYGFGPQLSMKIYQAYQQQAIEVIQKNPYQLVEDIEGIGFGRADELGAQIGIGGEHPDRIKAGILFTVEQQCMQEGHCYLEAEPLLKEVKALLEKSGKEQIAFEAIAKQLIVLEQEEKVVGEDNRVFLPSLYFSEKGLVTNIERLLKQTEYEDQFPESEFLLALGDLEERTGVQYAPSQKEAIQTALMSPIMLLTGGPGTGKTTVIKGIVELYSELHGCSLDPKAYGKDEPFPIKLAAPTGRAAKRMAESTGLPAVTIHRLLGFSGQETMEGEEGREVPGRLLIVDEVSMVDIWLAHQLFKALPDDMQVVLVGDEDQLPSVGPGQVLKDLLASGVIPTVKLTDIYRQEEGSSIIEMAHEIKSGLLPSNLTKQQKDRSFIPCHVQQIPDAVEQVVKSAIRKGFTAKDIQVLAPMYKGPAGIDRLNEILQEILNPNPDGSRKQIDFGDIHYRIGDKVLQLVNQPEQNIFNGDIGEVVSIFFAKENTEKQDMVIVSYEGNEVTYTRQDLNQITHAFCCSIHKSQGSEFPIVILPVVKSYYRMLRRNLLYTAITRSKQFLILCGEEEAFRIGIERNDDLMRKTALKEKLIKVLADDCAEEEAADSILLTEETMMAIDPMIGMKTITPYDFL, encoded by the coding sequence ATGGAACAAGGCTCAATGGATTTGTTTGCAAATGGAGAAAAATATGTAAAAGGGCGGCATCTGGTGACGATTTTCCATAATGAAGAGAACTTTTACTCAGTTATGCGGATTCGAGTCACTGAAACGAATGATGTCTGTGAAGATAAAGAAGTGGTTGTTACAGGGTACTTTCCACAAATCCATGAACATGAAGTGTACTCTTTTTATGGCGTGTTTAAGGAACACCCTAAATTTGGCCGTCAGTTTCATGCGCGGCATGCTCAAAAGGAAATCCCGCAGACGAAGCAAGGGGTTGTCACATATTTATCGAGTGACTTGTTTAAAGGAATTGGGAAAAAAACAGCAGAAACCATTGTAGAAACGCTGGGAGAGGGAGCGATCTCCAAAATTCTCAATGACCCTTCTTCGCTTGAAGAGGTGCCACGACTCCCTGCAGACAAGGCCCAGTCGCTTTATGAAACGCTTCTTGAACATCAAGGGCTTGAGCAAATTATGATCGCACTTAGCCAGTATGGTTTTGGCCCACAGCTTTCCATGAAAATTTATCAGGCTTATCAGCAGCAGGCCATTGAAGTGATCCAAAAAAATCCCTATCAACTTGTGGAGGATATCGAAGGAATTGGCTTTGGTCGGGCAGACGAGCTTGGTGCGCAAATTGGTATTGGGGGTGAGCATCCCGACCGTATTAAAGCAGGAATTTTGTTTACTGTCGAACAGCAGTGCATGCAGGAAGGTCACTGCTATTTGGAAGCAGAACCGCTGTTAAAAGAAGTGAAGGCGCTTCTTGAAAAGAGCGGAAAAGAGCAAATCGCCTTTGAGGCGATAGCGAAGCAGCTGATTGTTTTGGAGCAAGAGGAAAAAGTGGTCGGGGAAGATAACCGTGTGTTTCTGCCCTCTTTATATTTTTCGGAAAAAGGCCTTGTTACAAATATTGAGCGCTTGCTTAAGCAAACAGAGTATGAAGACCAGTTCCCTGAATCAGAATTTCTGTTGGCACTTGGCGATTTGGAGGAAAGAACAGGCGTACAATATGCACCATCACAAAAAGAAGCCATTCAAACAGCATTGATGTCGCCAATTATGCTGTTGACGGGAGGTCCAGGCACGGGAAAGACGACGGTCATTAAAGGCATTGTGGAGCTTTATTCGGAATTGCATGGCTGTTCGCTGGATCCTAAAGCGTATGGAAAGGATGAACCGTTTCCAATTAAGCTTGCCGCACCAACAGGCCGGGCAGCAAAAAGGATGGCTGAGTCAACCGGTCTGCCCGCGGTAACCATTCATCGCCTGCTCGGGTTCAGTGGACAGGAAACGATGGAAGGGGAAGAGGGACGGGAGGTTCCAGGGCGGCTGCTGATCGTGGACGAAGTATCAATGGTGGATATCTGGCTGGCTCATCAATTGTTTAAAGCATTGCCGGATGATATGCAAGTCGTGCTAGTAGGGGATGAAGACCAGCTGCCTTCTGTAGGACCTGGCCAAGTATTAAAGGATTTGCTCGCATCCGGTGTGATTCCAACTGTAAAGTTAACAGATATTTACCGCCAGGAAGAGGGATCTTCGATCATTGAAATGGCCCATGAAATTAAAAGCGGTTTGTTGCCGTCTAATTTGACGAAGCAGCAAAAGGACCGTTCTTTTATCCCCTGCCATGTTCAGCAAATCCCTGATGCAGTAGAGCAAGTTGTAAAAAGCGCCATTAGGAAAGGTTTTACAGCCAAAGATATCCAAGTGCTTGCTCCGATGTATAAAGGGCCGGCAGGCATTGATCGGCTCAATGAAATTTTACAGGAAATCCTCAATCCCAACCCGGATGGTTCCCGTAAGCAAATTGACTTTGGAGACATTCATTACCGGATCGGTGATAAGGTTCTTCAGCTCGTTAATCAGCCGGAACAAAATATTTTCAATGGGGATATCGGAGAAGTAGTATCGATCTTTTTTGCAAAAGAAAATACCGAAAAGCAAGATATGGTGATCGTCTCTTATGAAGGAAATGAAGTCACCTACACGAGGCAGGATTTGAATCAAATTACGCACGCTTTTTGCTGCTCTATCCATAAATCTCAAGGAAGTGAATTTCCGATCGTTATTTTGCCGGTAGTGAAAAGTTACTACCGCATGTTGCGTCGCAATTTGCTTTATACCGCGATCACTCGCAGCAAGCAATTTTTGATCCTGTGCGGGGAGGAAGAGGCATTTCGAATTGGGATCGAGCGCAATGACGACCTGATGCGTAAAACAGCGTTAAAAGAAAAGTTAATAAAGGTGTTAGCGGATGACTGTGCAGAAGAAGAAGCGGCTGATTCAATCTTGCTAACGGAAGAAACTATGATGGCTATTGATCCAATGATCGGGATGAAAACCATTACACCGTACGACTTTTTATAA